CGAGGTCTTCTCGCACGACGCCGCTGCGCACTGAGCCGAACCGAGCTGGAGGCAGAGATGGGCAGGATCGTGGTGGGCGTTGACGGCTCCGAGTCGTCGATCAAGGCGCTGCACTGGGCCGTACGCCAGGCGGAACTGACCGGAGACACGGTGGAGGCCGTCAACAGCTGGGAGTACCCCGCGACCAGCTGGGCGTCCATGATGCCGGGCATGCCGGAGGACTTCGACCCGCAGGCCGTCGCGACCGTGGCCCTCACCGAGACGCTGGAAGAGGCCCTGGGCGCCGAGGGAGCGGCCGCGATCAGCAAGGTCGTGGTGATCGGCAACCCGGCCCAGTCCCTGCTGGACCGTGCCAAGGGCGCGAACCTGCTGGTCGTCGGGGCCCGCGGCTACAGCGGCTTCAAGGCGACCCTGCTCGGCTCGGTCAGCCTCCATGTCACCCAGCACGCACCGTGCCCGGTGACGGTCGTACGCGACTGACCGCGACGGCATGGACATGAGGGCGGGCCCGCACGATTGCCGTGCGGGCCCGCCCTCATGTCCACGATGCGCCGGAAGACGCGCTCACGTCTGCTCGTGCGTGTAGAAGATGTAGAACGTCGTGATGAACATCCCGAGGCCGACCGCCAGTCCCAGTGCCGAGGACCGCAGCACGCTCGAATCGGTCAGCCCGACCAGCAGGCCGATCGCCGCGGCCGTCAGCGCGCCGTACGCCACCGCCCGCACCAGGGGCAGCATGGTGTGCTGGATCCGGCCCAGCGCGAAGCAGAGGACGGCGAGCACCACCGCACCGATCAGGCCGTACCAGAACTGCCGGCCGCCGCTCGCGCCGTTGTTGCGGAGGATGAACGACGCGTAGAGGCCGTACGCCGCACCCAGCGTGACGGGTATGGCCCAGGCGAGGGCGCTGTGCCGACGCGTCCGTGACCCGGCACCGGCCCGCTGGCGGGCCGGCGTTGCCGCATGAGTGGCCATGGCGGAGAACTCCTTCCGTCGCCCCTTTTCCCTCCAGGGCACACCCGGCTGCGCCACCCGGCAACTCGGATGGCGCAGCGCCCGGGGCGCACCGCTTCCGTACGGGATTCCCTGGAGGGGTGCGTACGTATCTCTCGGCGGCTCTGGCAGTGGTGGTGCTGGTGCTGCTCGCCGTGCTCGTGCCGCTGAGCGCGCTCTCCGCCTGGGTGGATCTGGAGATCGACGACACGGACCGTTACGTCGCCGCGGTGGCCCCGCTCGCCTCCGACCCCGAGGTACGCGGCACGGTCAGCGACCTCATCACCGACGGGGCGATGAAGCAGATCGACGCCGGCCCCATCCAGAGCACCGTGCGGGACTTCCTCCACGAGGCGGTGATGTCCTTCACCACCACCGACGCCTTCCGGGCCGCGTGGAACGCCGCCAACCGCACCGCCCACGCAGCCGTCACCGCCGCGCTGAACGGCAACACCGACGAGGCCGTGACCATCGATCTGGCGCCGATGACGGAGCAGGTCAAGCGGAACCTGGAGGAGAACGGGGTGCCGGTGGCCGACCTCATCCCGGTCCAGCACACCGACATCACGATCGTCTCCGCCGACCGCGCCGACCAGCTGCGCCAGACCTTCCGGTGGCTGCGGGCCGGGAGCGTGTGGCCCGCCGTGGGCACGGTCGTGTTCGCCGTCCTGACCGTGGCCGTGGCCCGGCTGCGCGGCGGACCGGGGCCCGGGCGCTCCACACGCGCCACGCTCTCGGCCACGGCGGTGGCCGGGATCGGCTTCGCACTCGGGGCGCTGGTGCTCCGCGCGGTGATCGCGATCGCCCGGGACCGGGTGCTGTCCGAGGTGCCGGACAGCGAGGCGGGCGCCGCGGCGGCGGTGTACGACGCGCTGACGGCCTCGCTGCGCACGACGGCGTGGACCGTGTTCGCAGCGGGGCTGGCGGTGGCGCTGTGCGCGGTGCTCGGGCGGCTGTGGGCGGCGCGCCCGCGGACGGCACCCGTAACGCAGCCGGTTCGACGTGCGGCGGTGGACGGGCCGGGGAAGAGTGGTTCTCGTGACTGCCGGATCGGGGAGGACTGAGAGGTCATCCATATGCGAGCCATAGCCGTCAGCGCGTTCCGGGCCGACCCCGCACTGGTCGAGCTGCCCAAGCCCGAGCCGGAAGCCGGTGAGGTACGGGTCAGGATCGAGTACGCCGCACTCAACCCGTGCGACTGGCAGGCCGCACAGGGCTCGCCGGACGAAGACCCCACCCCCCACGCGTTCCCGCTGGTCGTCGGCGTGGACTTCGCGGGCCGGGTGGACATGATCGGCAGCGGCGCGAACCGTTTCCGGGTCGGGGACCAGGTCTTCGGCCGGATCGCCGCTCCGACGGCCGACACCGGCACGTACGTCTCCGGAACCTACTGCGACTACGTGTCCGTACCGCAGGACTCCGTCATCACCCTCGTCCCGGACGACCTGCCCCTCCGCACCGCCGCGGCGCTGCCGTCCGCCGGGATGACGGCCGCGCAGATCCTGGAGATCGCGGTGCACCGCGGCCACGAGAGCCTGCTGGTCATCGGCGCGGCGGGCGGCGTCGGCAGCTATCTCACCCAACTCGCCTCGGCCCGCGACGTGCGCGTGATCGCGGCCGTGCGCGGCGACGAACGGGGGCGGATGGCGGCCCTGGGCGCCACCGCCACGATCGACACCACGGACCGTTCCCTCGAAGAAGGTGTGCGGGAGACCTGCCCGGACGGCGTCGACGCCCTGGTCGACCTGGTCTCCGCCACGCCGGAGGCCTTCGCCGCCCGCGCCACGCTGGTACGCGGCGGCGGGATCGCCCTCACCACACGGGGCGTCGCCGCCGGGGCCGCTCTCCCCGCGGACGTGACCGGCATCGACTTCCGGCTCGAACCCACCCCGGTCCTGCTCGACGTCCTGGCCGAGGGCGCCGCCGAGGGCGTCCTGCGCGTGCCCATAGACATCGAACTCCCGCTGGAGAAGGCCCCGCAGGCGCTGGACCGCAACCGGACGGGCGGCGCACGCGGCAAGACGGTCATCGTGCTCTGAACCCACGCGGAGGAGACGTCATGGACGACCAGGAACGCGACATCATCGACAACATCGGCGGACTGATCACGGAGGAACGGGACCTGCGCAACCGCTCCACCCGGGAAACGGGCCTCACCGAGGACGAGAAATCCCGCCTGCGCACGGTGGAGATCCGGCTCGACCAGTGCTGGGACCTGCTACGACAGCGCCGCGCCCTCAGCGAGTACGGCGAGGACCCGTCCGCAGCGAGAATCCGTCCGGCCGACGAGGTCGAGGGCTACCAGGGCTGAACAGACGGGTCCGGGGAACGCACCACCCACCGGACCATGGTCACTCCGCCGGCCCGGTCCCCCGCAGCCGCTCCATCTCACGCCGGTCCCGCTTCGTCGGGCGCCCAGTACCCCGGTCCCGTACCGGAACCTGGATCGCCGCCTCGCGCGGCGGCGGAGGCGGGCTGTTGTCGATGAAGCACTCCGCCGCCACCGGAGGCCCGACCCGCTTCTTCACCAGCTTCGACACGACCACGACCCGGTCCCGGCCCGCGTGCCGGAGCCGTACCTCGTCGCCGAGGTGCAACGCCTGCGCGGGCTTGGCGCGCTCACCGGCGACCTTCACATGTCCCGCACGACAGGCGGCAGCGGCCTGCGAACGCGTCTTCGTCAGCCGGACCGACCAGATCCAGACGTCGACCCGAACGCTTCCCTCCGCCTGCGGCGCCTCACCGGAAACCATGTATCCGACTCTAATGCGGCAGGCGCGCCCTGTTCTGCGGGACAGCGCGGACAACAACATTCCTGACGATATGTCAGGCATATCGATCGCCCATACAGACGAGGCAACTCGGAGTCAGGTGGGCACATTTGAATGACACACATCAGGTCGGCGCGGCAGGCGCGCAGGACTCGGTTGCGGCTCAGTTGTGCCACGGGCGGGCCGCGCCACCGAACGGCCGGATCCGGCCGCTAACCTTACGTATCCGCCCTGGCCAGGGATGAATTCCCGCAGGTCGGACATTTATCGCACCCAACTCACGCGAAAGGCCTCACCCATGGGCATTCGGAGCTTGCTGCGCAAGGTGTTCGGCCGCGACCGCGCGGAGCAGGACGCGCCGGCGCCGACGGCCACGGTTCCGCCCCAGACCGAACGCACAGCGCCTGCGGAGTCGGAGCCGGCTGCGGAGACCGCCCCGGTGCGCGAAACCGTACCGGCCACCAAGGCCTCGGTACCGGCCCCCGCCTCTCCCCGGTCCGCGACCGGCGACAGCGGCCTGGCATCGGACCTGGTGGCTGCAGCCTTCGAC
This sequence is a window from Streptomyces sp. NBC_01217. Protein-coding genes within it:
- a CDS encoding DUF2630 family protein, which encodes MDDQERDIIDNIGGLITEERDLRNRSTRETGLTEDEKSRLRTVEIRLDQCWDLLRQRRALSEYGEDPSAARIRPADEVEGYQG
- a CDS encoding universal stress protein gives rise to the protein MGRIVVGVDGSESSIKALHWAVRQAELTGDTVEAVNSWEYPATSWASMMPGMPEDFDPQAVATVALTETLEEALGAEGAAAISKVVVIGNPAQSLLDRAKGANLLVVGARGYSGFKATLLGSVSLHVTQHAPCPVTVVRD
- a CDS encoding RNA-binding S4 domain-containing protein: MVSGEAPQAEGSVRVDVWIWSVRLTKTRSQAAAACRAGHVKVAGERAKPAQALHLGDEVRLRHAGRDRVVVVSKLVKKRVGPPVAAECFIDNSPPPPPREAAIQVPVRDRGTGRPTKRDRREMERLRGTGPAE
- a CDS encoding NADP-dependent oxidoreductase, with the translated sequence MRAIAVSAFRADPALVELPKPEPEAGEVRVRIEYAALNPCDWQAAQGSPDEDPTPHAFPLVVGVDFAGRVDMIGSGANRFRVGDQVFGRIAAPTADTGTYVSGTYCDYVSVPQDSVITLVPDDLPLRTAAALPSAGMTAAQILEIAVHRGHESLLVIGAAGGVGSYLTQLASARDVRVIAAVRGDERGRMAALGATATIDTTDRSLEEGVRETCPDGVDALVDLVSATPEAFAARATLVRGGGIALTTRGVAAGAALPADVTGIDFRLEPTPVLLDVLAEGAAEGVLRVPIDIELPLEKAPQALDRNRTGGARGKTVIVL